In the Euphorbia lathyris chromosome 5, ddEupLath1.1, whole genome shotgun sequence genome, one interval contains:
- the LOC136230190 gene encoding 1-aminocyclopropane-1-carboxylate synthase 8-like, with protein sequence MRLLSRKATCNTHGQDSSYFLGWEEYEKNPYDHIKNPSGIIQMGLAENQLSFDLLEKWLANNPDPAGFKKDGQSIFRDLALFQDYHGLPDFKKALVDFMAEIRGNKVTFNQNNIVLTAGATSANETLMFCLAEPGEAFLLPTPYYPGFDRDLKWRTGVEIVPIQCTSSNGFQITAPALEQAYLEAGKRNLKVKGVLVTNPSNPLGTSMTRTELNLLLNFITTKGIHLISDEIYSGTVFSSPEFVSIMEILKDRKCDNEVRNRVHIVYSLSKDLGLPGFRVGAIYSNDELVVSAATKMSSFGLVSSQTQYLLSALLSDKKFTKNYISENQKRLKNRHRMLVKGLEKGGISCLKSNAGLFCWVDMRHLLKSNTFEAEIELWKKIVYEVKLNISPGSSCHCTEPGWFRVCFANMSEETLDLAMERLKRFVDSMSEISSHQMMKNSRRRSLTKWVFRLSFDNTGREPEDR encoded by the exons atgagGCTCTTGTCTAGAAAAGCCACGTGTAATACTCATGGTCAGGATTCATCTTATTTCCTAGGATGGGAGGAGTATGAGAAAAACCCCTATGATCACATCAAAAATCCTTCCGGGATTATTCAGATGGGCCTTGCAGAGAATCAG CTGTCATTTGATTTACTTGAGAAATGGCTAGCAAACAACCCAGACCCAGCTGGGTTCAAAAAGGATGGACAGTCAATATTCAGAGACCTTGCACTGTTTCAAGATTATCATGGTCTGCCGGATTTTAAAAAAGCATTAGTGGATTTCATGGCGGAAATAAGAGGGAATAAAGTGACATTTAATCAAAACAACATCGTTTTAACAGCAGGTGCAACTTCTGCTAATGAAACATTAATGTTTTGCCTTGCTGAACCTGGAGAAGCTTTTCTTCTTCCCACTCCATATTACCCTGG ATTTGATAGAGATCTTAAATGGAGGACTGGAGTTGAAATTGTACCAATTCAATGCACAAGTTCAAATGGCTTCCAAATCACTGCACCAGCTCTTGAACAAGCTTATCTCGAAGCCGGAAAACGTAACCTAAAGGTCAAGGGTGTGCTCGTAACTAACCCTTCAAACCCTCTAGGAACATCCATGACTCGGACCGAGTTAAATCTTCTACTCAACTTCATTACTACAAAAGGAATCCATCTCATTAGCGACGAAATCTACTCCGGCACCGTCTTTTCCTCCCCGGAGTTTGTTAGTATAATGGAGATTCTCAAGGACAGGAAATGTGATAATGAAGTCAGGAATAGAGTTCACATTGTGTATAGTCTTTCAAAAGATCTCGGACTCCCCGGATTCCGAGTCGGTGCAATTTACTCCAATGATGAATTAGTTGTATCCGCCGCAACGAAAATGTCAAGTTTCGGATTAGTTTCGTCGCAAACACAGTATCTTCTCTCAGCACTTTTATCTGATAAGAAGTTCACGAAGAATTACATATCGGAGAATCAGAAAAGGCTTAAAAACAGGCATAGAATGCTCGTAAAAGGCCTCGAAAAAGGCGGTATAAGTTGCCTGAAAAGCAATGCCGGATTATTTTGCTGGGTTGATATGAGACATCTGTTGAAATCAAACACATTTGAAGCAGAAATAGAGCTGTGGAAAAAGATCGTTTATGAAGTTAAGTTAAATATATCTCCAGGTTCATCTTGCCATTGCACCGAACCAGGGTGGTTCCGAGTTTGCTTCGCGAATATGTCTGAAGAAACGTTGGATTTGGCTATGGAAAGATTGAAACGTTTCGTGGATTCAATGAGTGAAATTAGCAGCCATCAGATGATGAaaaattcaagaagaagatcTCTCACAAAATGGGTTTTCCGATTATCGTTTGACAATACCGGCCGTGAGCCTGAAGATCGATAG